The following proteins come from a genomic window of Hymenobacter canadensis:
- a CDS encoding T9SS type A sorting domain-containing protein, with the protein MKKTQLNQKGFLRAGLGVLGVMLALAGPAHAQEMCLLQPLSWAERLQEAPLVVEARVQATRSLDTGPHIITLNELEVFKVFRGTLPAGALTLLTEGGTVGLRREEVSNAPTLAVGEQAIFLLQPDPTQLGRYRLAAGPQGLIRLDLATATAADPFRRYTSIPGELYPTLQAQTGQAYREIQPNEVLLARLRRVARPAAPPVITSFSPATVTAGTRAVLTITGSGFGATQGTGTVGFSNANNGGTSFVSPLAGEYLSWSDTEIRVRVPAATVGGAGPAGTGRLLITNGTSESSLSGTNLTVDYSLANVEFSGAPAPVALVSRDGAGGYTLTYNQNFAANTAATASFERALITWRNGVGANRKIAAVTTPINSNVANDNVNVVSFDDATELPAGVLGVAYSYFSGCSNGAGGFNWVLAGTDFIFDGERSWQYGPAAPTGGQIDFETVSLHELGHGIQLGHIIRPGAVMHFAIAANTQNRVLNATNDVAGGNAIIDFSLSAPRCGNPSYVRLAAVPLPVTLVSFGAGRVSGGVQLRWQTATEVNSAFFAVETTLDPAGEWQELTRQPAAGNSTTARRYEYLDGRAGAGLRYYRLRQQDEDGTDHFSSVATVAPAAGRELVAYPNPFGAELQVALPAAEAATLRLYDLAGHLVLTQAVPAGQTAVELSAPAVRPGVYVLEWSTAGGPPVRTRVVKQ; encoded by the coding sequence ATGAAAAAAACACAATTAAACCAGAAGGGGTTCCTGCGAGCAGGATTGGGCGTACTGGGCGTGATGCTGGCCCTGGCGGGCCCCGCCCACGCCCAGGAGATGTGCCTGCTACAGCCGCTGTCGTGGGCGGAGCGGCTGCAGGAGGCGCCGCTGGTGGTGGAGGCGCGGGTGCAGGCCACGCGCAGCCTCGATACCGGCCCGCACATCATCACCCTCAACGAGCTGGAGGTATTTAAAGTATTCCGGGGCACGCTGCCGGCCGGTGCCCTCACGCTGCTGACTGAAGGCGGCACCGTGGGCCTACGCCGCGAAGAAGTTTCCAACGCACCCACGCTGGCCGTCGGCGAGCAGGCCATCTTCCTGCTGCAGCCCGACCCCACCCAGCTCGGCCGCTACCGCCTGGCGGCCGGCCCCCAGGGCCTGATCCGGCTGGACCTGGCCACGGCCACCGCCGCCGACCCGTTCCGGCGCTACACGTCCATCCCGGGGGAGCTGTACCCCACGCTCCAGGCCCAGACCGGGCAGGCCTACCGCGAAATCCAGCCCAACGAGGTGCTGCTGGCCCGGCTGCGGCGGGTGGCCCGGCCTGCGGCGCCCCCCGTCATTACCAGCTTCAGCCCCGCCACCGTCACGGCCGGCACCCGGGCGGTGCTGACCATCACCGGCTCGGGGTTTGGGGCCACGCAGGGCACCGGGACGGTGGGCTTCAGCAATGCCAACAACGGCGGGACGTCGTTTGTGTCGCCGCTGGCGGGGGAGTACCTGAGCTGGTCGGACACGGAAATACGGGTGCGGGTACCGGCCGCGACGGTGGGCGGCGCGGGCCCGGCCGGCACGGGCCGGCTGCTGATTACCAATGGCACCTCGGAAAGCAGCCTGAGCGGCACCAATCTGACGGTGGACTACTCCCTGGCCAATGTGGAATTCAGCGGCGCACCGGCTCCGGTGGCGCTGGTGAGCCGGGATGGCGCCGGCGGCTACACGCTCACCTACAACCAGAATTTCGCGGCCAATACCGCCGCCACGGCCTCCTTTGAGCGGGCCCTCATCACCTGGCGCAACGGTGTGGGCGCCAACCGCAAAATAGCGGCCGTCACCACCCCCATCAACTCCAACGTGGCCAACGACAATGTGAACGTGGTCAGCTTCGATGATGCCACCGAGCTGCCGGCCGGGGTGCTGGGCGTGGCCTACTCGTACTTTTCCGGCTGCTCCAACGGCGCAGGCGGCTTCAACTGGGTGCTAGCGGGCACCGACTTCATCTTCGACGGGGAGCGGAGCTGGCAGTACGGCCCGGCCGCGCCCACCGGCGGGCAGATTGATTTCGAAACCGTGTCGTTACACGAGCTGGGCCACGGCATTCAGCTGGGCCACATCATCCGGCCCGGCGCGGTGATGCACTTTGCCATTGCGGCCAACACCCAGAACCGGGTGCTCAACGCCACCAACGACGTGGCCGGCGGCAATGCCATCATCGACTTCAGCCTGAGCGCCCCGCGCTGCGGCAACCCCAGCTACGTGCGCCTGGCGGCCGTGCCTCTGCCCGTCACGCTGGTCAGCTTTGGGGCCGGGCGGGTGAGCGGGGGCGTGCAGCTACGCTGGCAGACGGCCACGGAAGTAAACAGCGCCTTCTTCGCGGTGGAAACCACCTTGGACCCGGCCGGCGAGTGGCAGGAGCTTACGCGGCAGCCCGCCGCCGGCAACTCCACCACTGCACGCCGCTACGAGTATCTGGACGGCCGGGCCGGGGCCGGGCTGCGCTACTACCGCCTGCGCCAGCAGGATGAGGACGGCACCGATCATTTCTCCTCCGTGGCAACGGTGGCCCCAGCTGCCGGCCGCGAGCTGGTGGCGTATCCGAACCCGTTCGGCGCGGAGTTGCAGGTGGCGCTGCCGGCCGCCGAAGCTGCCACCCTGCGCCTCTACGACCTGGCGGGCCACCTCGTGCTCACCCAGGCTGTGCCGGCCGGGCAAACCGCCGTGGAACTGTCGGCGCCGGCTGTGCGCCCGGGCGTGTATGTGCTGGAATGGAGCACGGCCGGCGGCCCGCCGGTCCGCACC
- a CDS encoding membrane-binding protein — protein MNHLRFFRRFSGLVLAGWLILAGPAEAQSAATAQRDVLREITDVVGLKPRFQLRSTTQVQNAAAVVYGGQRYLLYNPQFVAAVNQAGRTDWAGISILAHEMGHHLNGHTLRAGGSNPADELEADEFSGFVLRKMGASLAQAQAGMAVVSDEQASPTHPGRSTRLQSINEGWQRASRQIVASSRSTAPSASPAMVMSRPAPAPVATVASRISQPSNTIGRITFRSNPAELYYLTSHLNIVRLNQEARTTQVVGRLTRSDSVSYPYIIVDGQQRRLFVSAAGGVFDANGRQVALLSDPS, from the coding sequence ATGAATCACCTACGCTTTTTCCGCCGCTTCTCAGGTCTGGTGCTTGCCGGGTGGCTTATTCTGGCCGGCCCGGCTGAGGCCCAGTCGGCCGCCACCGCCCAGCGCGACGTGCTGCGCGAAATCACCGACGTCGTGGGCCTCAAACCCCGGTTTCAGCTGCGCTCCACCACGCAGGTGCAGAACGCCGCGGCCGTGGTGTACGGCGGGCAGCGCTACCTGCTCTACAACCCGCAGTTTGTGGCGGCCGTGAACCAGGCCGGCCGCACCGACTGGGCCGGCATCAGCATTTTGGCCCACGAGATGGGCCACCACCTCAACGGCCACACCCTGCGCGCCGGCGGCTCCAACCCCGCCGATGAGCTGGAAGCCGACGAGTTTTCGGGGTTTGTGCTGCGCAAGATGGGCGCCAGCCTGGCGCAGGCGCAGGCCGGCATGGCCGTGGTGTCCGACGAGCAGGCCTCGCCCACGCACCCCGGCCGCAGCACCCGCCTGCAGTCCATCAACGAGGGCTGGCAGCGTGCCAGCCGGCAGATTGTGGCCAGCAGCCGCAGCACCGCGCCATCTGCCTCGCCTGCAATGGTGATGAGCCGGCCGGCGCCGGCGCCAGTAGCTACGGTGGCCAGCCGCATCAGCCAGCCCAGCAACACCATCGGCAGAATCACGTTCCGCAGCAACCCTGCCGAGCTGTACTACCTCACCAGCCACCTCAACATCGTACGCCTCAACCAGGAGGCCCGCACCACGCAGGTGGTGGGCCGCCTCACCCGCTCCGATTCGGTGTCGTATCCTTATATCATCGTCGATGGGCAGCAGCGCCGCCTGTTCGTGAGTGCCGCCGGGGGAGTGTTCGACGCCAATGGCCGCCAGGTAGCCCTGCTCTCCGACCCGTCGTAG